Proteins encoded by one window of Lepeophtheirus salmonis chromosome 10, UVic_Lsal_1.4, whole genome shotgun sequence:
- the LOC121125507 gene encoding epoxide hydrolase 4 isoform X3, whose product MSSLLARLVFRILHFVDNIWAQMSVWLYSFLFLFIKFAEFYAPKILLSGFTFLGDNKELRNMHPPHALYEDPSLGKHRYLKAGGNKYHYIESGSSKNALLLCLHDFGDFWYGFRHQLAELKSNVWVVVPDLKGFGDSDKPSQVNEYRMEVIVMEILQLILGLKKEKCYILANGLGSYIAWHFVSAFPNMIEGFISIDGPHPKALCSNISRSWSYLKKYRWLYMYQLPYVPEFELTLMGNTQYNEDDRSSKDIEAYDFTFSRQSDWIGGLNYYRNFPLHLCHLRYNEERKSTPLPIKVMFIAGDDRNKKVRRSLN is encoded by the exons ATGAGTTCGTTACTGGCTCGTCTGGTGTTTAGGATACTACACTTCGTTGACAATATATGGGCTCAAATGTCAGTATGGCTTTATAGTTTCCTTTTCTTATTCATTAAGTTTGCGGAGTTTTACGCTCCTAAAATTCTTTTAAGTGGATTTACCTTTCTTGGAGACAATAAGGAACTGAGAAACATGCATCCCCCACATGCGCTTTATGAGGATCCATCGTTAGGAAAACATCGATATTTAAAAGCTGGAGggaataaatatcattatatagAATCTGGATCATCAAAGAATGCACTCCTTCTTTGCCTTCATGACTTTGGAGACTTTTGGTATGGATTTAGGCATCAATTAGCAGAGCTAAAGTCGAACGTTTGGGTGGTTGTCCCTGATTTAAAAGGCTTTGGGGATTCAGATAAACCGTCGCAAGTTAATGAATATAGGATGGAAGTAATAGTGATGGAAATTTTACAACTCATCttaggattaaaaaaagaaaaatgctatATTTTAGCTAATGGGCTTGGATCTTATATCGCCTGGCATTTTGTATCAGCATTCCCTAATATGATAGAAGGTTTTATATCAATTGATGGCCCACATCCAAAAGCGCTATGTTCAAACATTAGTCGTTCTTGGAGctaccttaaaaaatatag GTGGCTCTACATGTATCAACTTCCTTACGTGCCCGAGTTTGAATTAACGCTAATGGGGAATACACAATACAACGAAGATGATCGCTCTTCCAAGGATATTGAAGCCTATGATTTTACATTTTCTCGCCAAA GTGATTGGATTGGGGGTTTGAACTATTATCGAAATTTTCCTCTTCACTTATGTCATCTTCGCTacaatgaagaaagaaaatccACTCCTCTACCCATCAAAGTTATGTTCATCGCTGGAGACGATAGAAATAAA AAAGTTCGAAGGAGCTTGAACTAA
- the Snr1 gene encoding SWI/SNF-related matrix-associated actin-dependent regulator of chromatin subfamily B member 1-A gives MLKTYGEKPLVFSFTESDEEYMIGSEVGNYLRLFRGALYKRYPGLTRRNLTNEERKRLIEMGHSQHVAASSISLLNAKEVEDLLRGNDEQFRGSWSGGGGGAQGGGAGGSALDRSSASGAHLSGDSTPKMSKPSKVTNYIPSMSNSSHLDAVPQATPINRNRVQHKKVRTFPLCFDDTDPPTVHDNATLNDVLVPIRIDMDIEGQKLRDTLMWNKNEMLITPEQFAEILCDDLDLNPLHFVPAIAAAIHQQIEAYPSENVALDYSNSDQRVIIKLNIHVGNISLVDQFEWDLAEEKNSPEEFAKKICSDLSLGGEFVTAIAYSIRGQLAWHKKTYAFSENHLPTIGIAFRNQSEADTWSPFLETLTDAEMEKKIRDQDRNTRRMRRLAASTPGW, from the coding sequence ATGTTGAAGACGTATGGAGAGAAGCCCCTTGTGTTTTCCTTTACGGAATCGGATGAGGAGTACATGATCGGGTCTGAGGTGGGGAATTACCTACGGCTCTTTCGAGGTGCACTCTATAAGCGCTATCCTGGACTCACTCGGAGGAATCTCACCAATGAGGAGAGGAAGCGTTTGATCGAGATGGGACACTCCCAGCACGTGGCGGCATCTTCCATCTCACTCCTCAACGCCAAGGAAGTGGAGGATCTTTTACGGGGAAATGACGAACAATTCCGTGGATCATGGTCTGGAGGAGGAGGTGGCGCTCAAGGGGGAGGGGCTGGAGGGTCTGCACTGGATCGATCATCCGCATCAGGGGCTCATTTGAGTGGAGACTCTACTCCCAAAATGTCCAAGCCCTCTAAAGTGACGAATTACATCCCTTCCATGTCCAACTCCTCTCACCTCGACGCCGTTCCTCAAGCCACGCCCATCAATCGAAATAGGGTTCAGCACAAAAAGGTCCGCACCTTTCCTCTTTGCTTCGATGACACAGATCCCCCCACAGTGCACGACAATGCGACCTTGAATGACGTTCTTGTACCCATTCGTATTGATATGGATATTGAAGGACAAAAGTTGAGAGACACCCTCATgtggaataaaaatgaaatgctcATTACACCTGAGCAGTTTGCTGAAATACTTTGCGATGATCTCGATCTCAACCCACTTCATTTCGTACCTGCAATAGCGGCAGCCATACATCAACAAATTGAAGCCTATCCCTCAGAGAACGTTGCTCTAGATTATTCCAACTCGGATCAACGCGTTATTATCAAACTTAATATTCATGTGGGGAACATTTCTCTTGTGGATCAGTTCGAGTGGGATTTGGCGGAAGAAAAGAATAGTCCCGAAGAGTTTGCTAAAAAGATATGCTCAGATCTCAGCTTAGGAGGGGAATTTGTTACGGCTATTGCATATTCCATTCGAGGGCAATTGGCTTGGCATAAGAAGACCTACGCATTTAGTGAGAATCATTTACCTACCATTGGTATAGCATTCAGAAATCAAAGTGAAGCAGACACTTGGAGTCCCTTTTTGGAAACTCTGACTGACGCAGaaatggaaaagaaaataagggATCAAGATAGAAATACGCGAAGAATGCGTCGGTTGGCCGCGAGTACACCTGGTTGGTGA
- the LOC121125507 gene encoding epoxide hydrolase 4 isoform X1 translates to MSSLLARLVFRILHFVDNIWAQMSVWLYSFLFLFIKFAEFYAPKILLSGFTFLGDNKELRNMHPPHALYEDPSLGKHRYLKAGGNKYHYIESGSSKNALLLCLHDFGDFWYGFRHQLAELKSNVWVVVPDLKGFGDSDKPSQVNEYRMEVIVMEILQLILGLKKEKCYILANGLGSYIAWHFVSAFPNMIEGFISIDGPHPKALCSNISRSWSYLKKYRWLYMYQLPYVPEFELTLMGNTQYNEDDRSSKDIEAYDFTFSRQSDWIGGLNYYRNFPLHLCHLRYNEERKSTPLPIKVMFIAGDDRNKVDFELICRSSEFVDKFTVQIVENSGQKPHQTHSKRVNAYIKQFLDISNDNLSNDYNIESSKELELNYGAPRLLNSIFNKILDLTFQKDEPKPTNELSHYNAPPSIPCKF, encoded by the exons ATGAGTTCGTTACTGGCTCGTCTGGTGTTTAGGATACTACACTTCGTTGACAATATATGGGCTCAAATGTCAGTATGGCTTTATAGTTTCCTTTTCTTATTCATTAAGTTTGCGGAGTTTTACGCTCCTAAAATTCTTTTAAGTGGATTTACCTTTCTTGGAGACAATAAGGAACTGAGAAACATGCATCCCCCACATGCGCTTTATGAGGATCCATCGTTAGGAAAACATCGATATTTAAAAGCTGGAGggaataaatatcattatatagAATCTGGATCATCAAAGAATGCACTCCTTCTTTGCCTTCATGACTTTGGAGACTTTTGGTATGGATTTAGGCATCAATTAGCAGAGCTAAAGTCGAACGTTTGGGTGGTTGTCCCTGATTTAAAAGGCTTTGGGGATTCAGATAAACCGTCGCAAGTTAATGAATATAGGATGGAAGTAATAGTGATGGAAATTTTACAACTCATCttaggattaaaaaaagaaaaatgctatATTTTAGCTAATGGGCTTGGATCTTATATCGCCTGGCATTTTGTATCAGCATTCCCTAATATGATAGAAGGTTTTATATCAATTGATGGCCCACATCCAAAAGCGCTATGTTCAAACATTAGTCGTTCTTGGAGctaccttaaaaaatatag GTGGCTCTACATGTATCAACTTCCTTACGTGCCCGAGTTTGAATTAACGCTAATGGGGAATACACAATACAACGAAGATGATCGCTCTTCCAAGGATATTGAAGCCTATGATTTTACATTTTCTCGCCAAA GTGATTGGATTGGGGGTTTGAACTATTATCGAAATTTTCCTCTTCACTTATGTCATCTTCGCTacaatgaagaaagaaaatccACTCCTCTACCCATCAAAGTTATGTTCATCGCTGGAGACGATAGAAATAAA GTGGACTTCGAATTAATATGCAGGTCATCAGAGTTTGTTGATAAATTTACTGTTCAAATTGTGGAGAACTCGGGTCAAAAACCTCACCAGACGCATTCAAAAAGAGTTAATGCCTACATTAAGCAATTCCTGGATATTAGCAATGATAACCTGAGCAATGATTATAATATAG AAAGTTCGAAGGAGCTTGAACTAAACTACGGAGCCCCAAGATTGTTAAATTCGATTTTCAATAAGATACTTGATCTAACGTTCCAAAAAGATGAACCAAAACCAACAAATGAACTATCACATTACAATGCACCACCATCCATTCCTTGTAAATTTTAg
- the LOC121125181 gene encoding uncharacterized protein, producing MKISYQTCLISIIFCIELLKGSSANCHGKKLKYIYGDALRDGENCMGPDGFSYPSTQIRRFLRKNARTGRTFSNFGRFVQDPSITRDQLLETYTRSKSGDFMTLSRTKRNANETSESKKEVCGASTPPRLCKSTFNTTAPMYGVSLTSGEAVTIVQKFPDLLQQVVYETCDSKECDLLHGECIQTYIPYLFLVIPLGPVTLTGQDYVLVESGCTCRPKYAMPGSDPNPTSVIPNFGQ from the exons atgaaaatatcctaCCAG ACGTGTCTTATATCCATTATCTTTTGCATCGAGCTTCTAAAGGGATCCAGTGCAAACTGCCAtggtaaaaaattgaaatatatatatggggaTGCTCTGCGGGATGGAGAAAATTGTATGGGCCCTGATGGCTTTTCTTATCCTAG CACTCAAATACGAAGATTTTTAAGAAAGAATGCACGTACAGGGAGAACCTTCTCCAATTTTGGACGATTTGTCCAAGATCCTTCTATTACACGGGATCAATTATTAGAGACTTATACTCGCTCTAAGAGTGGAGACTTTATGACGCTAAGTCGGACAAAAAGAAATG CAAATGAAACGAGCGAGTCAAAGAAAGAAGTTTGTGGAGCCTCCACTCCTCCAAGACTATGTAAATCTACTTTTAATACCACAGCCCCTATGTATGGAGTAAGTCTAACATCTGGAGAGGCTGTTACCATCGTTCAAAAATTCCCTGATCTTCTTCAACAAGTCGTGTACGAAACTTGCGA CTCTAAAGAATGTGATTTACTGCATGGGGAGTGCATTCAAACGTATATCCCATATCTATTCCTCGTGATCCCACTTGGTCCCGTTACATTGACAGGGCAAGACTATGTTTTAGTTGAGAGTGGCTGCACTTGCCGACCAAAATATGCAATGCCTGGTTCTGATCCTAATCCTACATCCGTTATTCCTAACTTTGGACAGTAA
- the LOC121125507 gene encoding epoxide hydrolase 4 isoform X2, translating into MSSLLARLVFRILHFVDNIWAQIGFTFLGDNKELRNMHPPHALYEDPSLGKHRYLKAGGNKYHYIESGSSKNALLLCLHDFGDFWYGFRHQLAELKSNVWVVVPDLKGFGDSDKPSQVNEYRMEVIVMEILQLILGLKKEKCYILANGLGSYIAWHFVSAFPNMIEGFISIDGPHPKALCSNISRSWSYLKKYRWLYMYQLPYVPEFELTLMGNTQYNEDDRSSKDIEAYDFTFSRQSDWIGGLNYYRNFPLHLCHLRYNEERKSTPLPIKVMFIAGDDRNKVDFELICRSSEFVDKFTVQIVENSGQKPHQTHSKRVNAYIKQFLDISNDNLSNDYNIESSKELELNYGAPRLLNSIFNKILDLTFQKDEPKPTNELSHYNAPPSIPCKF; encoded by the exons ATGAGTTCGTTACTGGCTCGTCTGGTGTTTAGGATACTACACTTCGTTGACAATATATGGGCTCAAAT TGGATTTACCTTTCTTGGAGACAATAAGGAACTGAGAAACATGCATCCCCCACATGCGCTTTATGAGGATCCATCGTTAGGAAAACATCGATATTTAAAAGCTGGAGggaataaatatcattatatagAATCTGGATCATCAAAGAATGCACTCCTTCTTTGCCTTCATGACTTTGGAGACTTTTGGTATGGATTTAGGCATCAATTAGCAGAGCTAAAGTCGAACGTTTGGGTGGTTGTCCCTGATTTAAAAGGCTTTGGGGATTCAGATAAACCGTCGCAAGTTAATGAATATAGGATGGAAGTAATAGTGATGGAAATTTTACAACTCATCttaggattaaaaaaagaaaaatgctatATTTTAGCTAATGGGCTTGGATCTTATATCGCCTGGCATTTTGTATCAGCATTCCCTAATATGATAGAAGGTTTTATATCAATTGATGGCCCACATCCAAAAGCGCTATGTTCAAACATTAGTCGTTCTTGGAGctaccttaaaaaatatag GTGGCTCTACATGTATCAACTTCCTTACGTGCCCGAGTTTGAATTAACGCTAATGGGGAATACACAATACAACGAAGATGATCGCTCTTCCAAGGATATTGAAGCCTATGATTTTACATTTTCTCGCCAAA GTGATTGGATTGGGGGTTTGAACTATTATCGAAATTTTCCTCTTCACTTATGTCATCTTCGCTacaatgaagaaagaaaatccACTCCTCTACCCATCAAAGTTATGTTCATCGCTGGAGACGATAGAAATAAA GTGGACTTCGAATTAATATGCAGGTCATCAGAGTTTGTTGATAAATTTACTGTTCAAATTGTGGAGAACTCGGGTCAAAAACCTCACCAGACGCATTCAAAAAGAGTTAATGCCTACATTAAGCAATTCCTGGATATTAGCAATGATAACCTGAGCAATGATTATAATATAG AAAGTTCGAAGGAGCTTGAACTAAACTACGGAGCCCCAAGATTGTTAAATTCGATTTTCAATAAGATACTTGATCTAACGTTCCAAAAAGATGAACCAAAACCAACAAATGAACTATCACATTACAATGCACCACCATCCATTCCTTGTAAATTTTAg
- the LOC121125506 gene encoding uncharacterized protein — MEVELHGAETSSPISTDLPSKTHLVRDSSFIKDEISHFFRHESFADVTIRFSDGELRGHRIVLASVSNYLKKILSPFEEAILELPDFSISEGRLLFDRIYGLIPHSEIIEPQLSPLVETLKLHRALPEEIKAILRRTSFEDSDVSEPEDDAPVETLLKSTYTVAHRRSNNAIKKCIHCNSSWDDDLKLKNHILIDHNAVVQCSDCELHFDEYAEFEAHREEHYYELMQQELPTPPLVETKPVVKKRKKTTSPKKVPIKTTTPVKTGYRPTSPGAFKCEHCPDKIFESQTILDYHKLRHADSSDSFCCLHCDRKFNSEKGLKYHMNKHEGVADFLCDDCGSRFITRQKLLNHRRSKHTFERPYVCETCGDAFTRSDKLIVHIRRAHTGEKPYQCEYCEWRGVDSSALIHHKKKHGPDKMTKTIKRYVHMPQN, encoded by the coding sequence atggAGGTTGAGCTGCATGGAGCAGAGACTTCCTCACCTATATCTACGGATCTACCCTCCAAGACACACTTAGTCCGCGATTCATCCTTTATCAAGGACGAGATATCCCATTTCTTCCGTCACGAGTCCTTTGCTGATGTGACGATTCGCTTTTCCGACGGAGAACTCCGAGGACATCGTATCGTTCTGGCCTCCGTGAGCAATTATCTAAAGAAGATCCTGAGTCCTTTTGAAGAAGCCATCCTGGAGTTACCTGACTTTTCTATCTCCGAAGGACGTCTTTTATTTGACAGGATCTACGGTCTCATTCCTCACTCTGAGATTATTGAGCCTCAACTCAGTCCCTTAGTCGAGACTCTTAAACTTCATCGTGCTCTCCCTGAAGAGATCAAGGCTATTTTACGCCGAACGTCATTTGAAGACTCTGATGTATCCGAACCAGAGGATGATGCTCCTGTTGAAACCCTGCTCAAGTCCACTTACACAGTTGCGCACCGGCGCTCaaataatgcaattaaaaaatgtatccattGTAATTCTTCTTGGGACGATGATCTTAAACTCAAGAACCACATTCTTATCGATCATAATGCAGTTGTTCAATGCTCGGATTGTGAGCTTCATTTCGACGAGTATGCGGAGTTTGAGGCTCATAGAGAAGAACATTATTATGAACTCATGCAGCAGGAATTACCTACACCTCCTCTTGTGGAAACAAAGCCTGTtgtgaaaaaaaggaagaaaacgACATCTCCAAAGAAAGTTCCCATTAAAACAACAACTCCTGTCAAAACAGGCTATAGACCCACCTCTCCAGGGGCCTTTAAATGTGAACATTGTccagataaaatatttgaaagtcaGACGATTCTTGACTATCATAAACTCAGACATGCAGACAGTAGTGATTCATTTTGCTGTCTCCATTGTGATCGCAAATTTAATTCCGAGAAGGGTCTTAAATATCATATGAACAAACATGAAGGAGTCGCAGATTTCCTTTGTGATGATTGTGGAAGTCGTTTTATCACTCGACAAAAGCTACTCAATCATAGACGATCGAAACATACTTTTGAAAGACCTTATGTGTGTGAGACCTGCGGAGACGCCTTCACACGTTCAGACAAACTCATTGTTCATATAAGAAGAGCTCACACGGGCGAGAAACCGTATCAGTGCGAATACTGCGAATGGAGAGGTGTAGACTCCAGTGCCTTGATTCATCACAAAAAGAAACATGGACCTGATAAAATGACTAAAACTATCAAAAGATATGTTCATATGCCACAAAACTAG
- the mRpL17 gene encoding large ribosomal subunit protein bL17, with product MNQAEVGRLVRTLGVKLIAPKRIKNPLGYRGTLDKVRESVTDLIVDERIHLRTPRAQLTRLYAERLISEAIMNGDCHKETMRIASWWLESHPSAVHKLFQVLVPRFGDSEKVESFTRIFKAPMREEYNPNKKYSGAHIFGHSVVELKKNPFPPLAYSNSRPNKKHIHNVLLSEAKKEYFKDSKVKNTDDD from the exons ATGAATCAAGCTGAAGTTGGACGACTCGTCCGCACATTGGGCGTCAAACTCATTGCACCTAAACGGATCAAAAACCCTCTTGGCTATCGTGGAACCCTGGATAAAGTTCGCGAATCTGTCACGGATCTGATTGTGGATGAGCGAATACATTTGAGGACACCTCGTGCTCAACTCACACGACTTTATGCTGAGCGCCTGATATCTGAGGCGATTATGAATGGGGATTGCCATAAGGAAACAATGCGGATTGCGTCTTGGTGGCTTGAGTCCCATCCATCAGCTGTTCACAAATTATTTCAAGTCCTTGTTCCTCGGTTTGGAGACTCTGAAAAGGTCGAGTCCTTTACGAGGATATTTAAAG caCCTATGAGAGAAGAGTACAatcctaataaaaaatacagcgGTGCTCACATCTTTGGACACTCAGTAGTGGAACTAAAAAAGAATCCATTTCCTCCTTTGGCATATAGCAATTCTAGAcccaataaaaaacatattcataatGTCCTTTTATCCGAAGCcaaaaaagaatactttaaaGACTCAAAAGTCAAAAACACAGATGATGACTAA
- the Cbp20 gene encoding LOW QUALITY PROTEIN: nuclear cap-binding protein subunit 2 (The sequence of the model RefSeq protein was modified relative to this genomic sequence to represent the inferred CDS: deleted 1 base in 1 codon) produces the protein MISNSPSSTSSASLSSYRDQHFKGSRGDQEKLLKLSTTLYVGNLSFFTTEGQLYELFGKCGDIKRIVMGLDKFKRTPCGFCFVEYYGREESENAMRFVNGTRLDDRVVRTDWDAGFIEGRQFGRGKSGGQVRDEYRTDYDTGRGGYGQLLRQKFDVPEFGT, from the exons ATGATAAGCAACAGTCCTTCCTCCACCTCCTCCGCCTCCCTGAGCTCCTATCGTGACCAACACTTTAAAGGTTCTCGTGGAGATCAAGAGAAGCTCTTGAAGCTTAGCACGACTCTCTATGTGGGGAATCTCTCCTTCTTCACCACGGAAGGACAACTCTACGAGCTCTTCGGAAAGTGCGGAGACATCAAAAGA ATCGTGATGGGGCTGGACAAGTTCAAGCGAACTCCTTGTGGCTTCTGCTTCGTGGAGTATTACGGTCGAGAGGAATCGGAAAATGCCATGAGGTTCGTCAACGGGACGCGCCTCGATGACAGAGTAGTGCGTACGGATTGGGACGCCGGATTTATAGAAGGGAGGCAATTCGGAAGGGGAAAAAGC GGGGGACAAGTGCGGGACGAGTACCGAACAGACTATGATACGGGACGAGGAGGTTATGGCCAACTATTACGCCAAAAGTTTGATGTGCCCGAATTCGGAACGTAA
- the LOC121125505 gene encoding uncharacterized aarF domain-containing protein kinase 5, whose protein sequence is MTPLLLVRKGLKFLTLGSTLALTGTTGVWYGLIAEERQKECLHEALYELPKIVMGGGGLRFLRSAKTGLLVALNYKFELVDADGKSAHEILKTCLSNGGLYVKVGQGLATMNHVLPESFTTPLKVLQDQCLKGGQGDVDLVLQEDLGKSKEDLFSSFESEPMAAASLAQVFKATTTEGRKVAVKVQYPDLQRRFHSDIPTIKSILYLAEIIHPQLRPFQKLFSEIVENLTAELDFLKEGKNAERSSKDLKHLPWVYVPEILWSHSSKRILTMEYIDGIKISDGDALTKQGFDLKSLGSDLIKTFAEQICKSGFVHADPHPGNILVRKGKKTNHEIVILDHGLYEHVPDHIRMPLCAAWKAIVECNHSEMKKNSVKLGVDERDYRFFCMTLSQHYISPQDKNDPNDFLTQFMEKNKGKFSRKDFNDLPPEEKEKMHEAIREVHERVLNTFQKIPKNLVLIFRNLNTIRSIIKDHDSGVERYRIIAKVASRGMFVHPNAGIIDYVRGTWSQLVFDYRLFVDGIWTWIIKKSLGVWLYMGYNPIL, encoded by the exons ATGACTCCTTTACTTTTGGTTCGCAAAGGCCTCAAATTTCTTACTCTCGGCTCCACTCTTGCCCTAACAGGAACCACTGGAGTATGGTATGGACTCATAGCCGAAGAGAGGCAAAAAGAATGCTTACACGAGGCTCTTTATGAACTTCCTAAGATCGTCATGGGTGGCGGAGGCCTCAGGTTTTTACGCTCTGCAAAAACAGGACTTTTAGTTGCATTAaactataaatttgaattagtaGACGCAGATGGCAAATCTGCTCATGAAATCCTTAAGACCTGCCTTTCCAATGGAGGACTATATGTCAAAGTTGGAC agggCCTTGCCACCATGAACCACGTCCTACCTGAGTCATTCACAACTCCCCTAAAAGTCCTTCAAGACCAATGCTTAAAAGGTGGACAAGGAGATGTTGACTTAGTTTTGCAGGAGGATTTAGGTAAAAGCAAAGAAGACCTTTTCTCATCATTTGAGTCTGAGCCAATGGCGGCTGCTAGTTTGGCACAAGTTTTTAAAGCAACAACAACTGAAGGTCGAAAAGTTGCTGTCAAAGTTCAGTATCCGGATCTTCAAAGGAGATTTCATTCAGATATTCCTACCATTAAAAGTATACTCTATCTTGCAGAAATTATCCATCCTCAATTACGcccttttcaaaaattattctctgaAATTGTTGAGAATCTAACTGCGGAACTAGACTTTTTGAAGGAAGGGAAAAATGCAGAGCGTTCATCAAAAGACTTGAAGCACCTTCCCTGGGTCTATGTGCCTGAAATCTTATGGAGTCATAGCTCCAAAAGAATACTCACTATGGAATATATAGATGGCATAAAAATAAGTGATGGAGATGCCTTAACAAAACAGGGGTTCGACTTGAAGTCCCTTGGCTCAGATTTGATTAAAACGTTTGCAGAGCAAATATGCAAATCCGGTTTTGTTCACGCAGATCCTCATCCTGGAAATATACTggtaagaaaaggaaaaaagacaaATCATGAAATTGTCATTTTAGACCATGGGTTATATGAGCATGTTCCTGATCATATACGAATGCCTTTATGTGCCGCATGGAAGGCCATAGTGGAGTGCAATCACTCTGAAATGAAGAAGAATAGTGTTAAATTAGGAGTAGACGAAAGAGACTATCGGTTTTTTTGTATGACATTGTCCCAACATTACATATCTCCACAAGATAAGAATGACCCAAACGATTTTCTAACTCAAttcatggaaaaaaacaaaggaaagtTCTCCAGAAAGGATTTCAATGACCTACCACctgaggaaaaagaaaaaatgcatgAGGCAATCAGAGAGGTTCACGAAAGAGTTCTcaacacttttcaaaaaatccctaaaaatctAGTGCTAATTTTCCGGAACTTGAATACAATTCGATCAATTATCAAAGATCATGACAGTGGTGTTGAACGATATCGTATCATTGCGAAAGTTGCAAGTAGAGGGATGTTTGTCCATCCTAATGCTGGAATAATTGACTATGTAAGGGGAACTTGGAGTCAACTTGTTTTTGATTATAGACTTTTTGTCGACGGTATTTGGACGTGgattataaaaaagagtttGGGGGTTTGGTTATATATGGGATATAACcctattttataa